In Onthophagus taurus isolate NC chromosome 6, IU_Otau_3.0, whole genome shotgun sequence, a genomic segment contains:
- the LOC111427745 gene encoding all trans-polyprenyl-diphosphate synthase PDSS2, whose product MNLSKCGFKVFKYGVLRSTSVCVNLNRRYGDLSSTQNVVSSGKKPDWNRAVSEAEKIVGYPTSFLSLRWLLSDEIANIALHLRKLIGSNHPLLKTAKGLIYNGKNNTQAWGLIVLLISKAAGHTSDIPDLEQDKAAGVLYSQRALAEVTEMIRTSHLVHKGMINMQPGTDVVDKSGELMFGNKMALLSGDYLLSNCCAELAALRNQELNELISSALRDLSEAEFVGPRDRQNNPLPSKPRLETIEYKVSSNNIDPMIVGDALGDAQAEWTLRHVLNAGSLLGKACQGTLMLAGHPEEMQEKGYLFGKHLALAWQACLDREPFLHGSSGSFSLVSAPVMFQLQYDPGLYAEIEKGIDNVEDVDFDLVRREVMKGPGLEKTKALQREHSFTALEMLNCLPQSIARTALANIIVAMQDV is encoded by the exons ATGAATTTAAGCAAGTGCGGTTTTAAAGTGTTCAAATACGGTGTTTTAAGAAGTACAAGTGTGTGCGTTAATTTGAATCGAAGATACGGGGATTTATCGTCGACGCAAAATGTTGTTTCTTCCGGAAAGAAACCCGATTGGAATCGGGCTGTTAGCGAAGCAGAAAAAATCGTGGGGTATCCGACTTCCTTTTTAAGTTTAAGGTGGTTACTTAGCGATGAAATTGCTAATATCGCTTTGCATTTAAGGAAATTGATTGGTTCAAATCATCCTTTATTAAAAACCGCAAA ggGATTAATCTACAATGGTAAAAACAATACTCAAGCATGGGGATTAATAgttcttttaatatcaaaagcaGCTGGTCACACTTCGGATATTCCCGATTTAGAACAAGATAAAGCAGCTGGAGTATTGTACAGTCAACGTGCTTTAGCTGAAGTAACCGAAATGATAAGAACAAGTCACTTGGTACATAAAGGAATGATAAATATGCAACCAGGAACCGATGTTGTTGATAAATCTGGTGAATTAATGTTTGGAAATAAAATGGCGTTACTCAGCGGGGATTACCTCCTAAGCAATTGTTGCGCGGAATTAGCTGCCTTAAGAAACCAAGAATTAAACGAACTCATTAGTTCGGCGTTGCGAGATTTAAGTGAAGCGGAATTTGTTGGTCCAAGAGATCGACAAAATAACCCTTTACCATCGAAACCTCGTTTAGAAACTATCGAGTATAAAGTGTCTTCGAATAACATAGATCCAATGATTGTAGGTGACGCATTGGGTGATGCGCAAGCTGAATGGACACTGCGTCACGTTTTAAACGCGGGGAGTTTACTTGGAAAAGCTTGTCAAGGTACATTAATGTTAGCGGGACATCCAGAAGAGATGCAAGAAAAAGGTTATTTATTTGGAAAACATTTAGCGTTAGCTTGGCAAGCGTGTTTAGATCGAGAACCTTTTCTCCATGGATCAAGTGGATCGTTTAGTTTGGTTTCGGCCCCAGTAATGTTCCAGTTGCAATATGATCCTGGATTATATGCCGAAATTGAAAAGGGAATCGATAACGTTGAGGACGTTGATTTCGATTTGGTGAGGAGGGAAGTTATGAAGGGACCTGGATTGGAAAAAACTAAGGCTTTGCAAAGGGAACATTCTTTTACCGCTTTAGAGATGCTTAATTGTTTACCACAGTCTATTGCACGTACTGCTTTGGCTAATATTATTGTTGCCATGCAagatgtttaa
- the LOC111427746 gene encoding all trans-polyprenyl-diphosphate synthase PDSS2-like, whose amino-acid sequence MNSLRKSIHTSFNYSKRCANLSTLSSINEKLKVDHNNWNKSVAEAEKVIGYPTSFLNLRWLLSDEVANVALHLRKLLGTNHPLLSIAKDLLMNTENPSWGLIVLLVAKAGGQHEKFRAIDKDVTAGILHNQRILAEVTEMIRTSNLLHKGIINVTINTEHAEDMNFGNKIALLCGDYLLSKSYHELASMKNHSLNELMSSALRDLAEEEFLGPKDKQNRSLPARPNKTLKPIEIQESFGTDPIPFENVMGNAKSEWTLHALLSGGTLLGKSCQGVLKLGQHEHKFVENGYLFGRNLALALQAGREYENTYNNQKISLVSAPILFHLQYDPKFYNEIEEMVYEENELNYGYICTKIKKSSALEDTRQLQKEFSQKALKALERFSENKSKEALREIILSLEV is encoded by the exons ATGAATTCGTTAAGAAAATCGATTCACACGtcttttaattattcaaaacgTTGCGCAAACCTTTCAACTTTATCCTCGATTAATGAAAAGCTTAAAGTTGACCATAATAATTGGAACAAATCAGTGGCGGAAGCCGAGAAAGTAATCGGTTATCcaacttcttttttaaatttaagatggTTATTAAGTGATGAAGTTGCTAATGTAGCTTTGCATTTAAGAAAGCTACTTGGGACTAATCATCCTTTATTATCAATAGCTAA agATTTATTAATGAACACAGAAAACCCTTCTTGGGGATTAATTGTACTTTTAGTAGCAAAAGCCGGCGGTCAACACGAAAAATTTAGAGCAATTGATAAAGATGTAACCGCCGGTATTTTACATAATCAAAGAATTTTAGCTGAAGTCACAGAAATGATTAGAACAAGCAATTTATTGCATAAAGGCATAATAAATGTTACTATAAACACGGAACACGCAGAAGATATGAATTTTGGTAACAAAATAGCTTTATTATGCGGCGATTACCTTTTAAGCAAAAGTTACCATGAATTAGCAAGTATGAAAAACCACtctttaaatgaattaatgtCATCAGCATTAAGAGATTTAGCCGAAGAAGAATTTCTTGGTCCAAAAGATAAACAAAACCGCTCCTTACCAGCTAGGCCcaacaaaacattaaaaccaattgaaattcaagaatcattcGGAACCGATCCGATCCCATTCGAAAATGTTATGGGGAATGCTAAATCAGAGTGGACATTACATGCTTTGTTATCTGGAGGGACTCTTTTGGGTAAATCATGCCAAggtgttttaaaattaggACAACATGAACACAAATTTGTTGAAAACGGGTACCTTTTTGGAAGAAATTTAGCTTTGGCGTTACAAGCCGGACGAGAATACGAAAACACTTAcaacaatcaaaaaataagtttagtCAGTGCACCGATTTTATTCCATTTACAATACGATCcgaaattttataacgaaatcGAAGAGATGGTTTACGAAGAAAACGAATTAAACTATGGGTATatttgtacaaaaataaagaagagtTCCGCTTTAGAAGATACGAGACAACTACAAAAAGAGTTTAGCCAAAAAGCTTTAAAAGCTTTGGAAAGATTTAGCGAAAATAAATCTAAAGAGGCGTTAAGGGAAATTATATTATCTTTAGAAGTATAA
- the LOC111427813 gene encoding hrp65 protein-like translates to MSADTTGAKVESSTENVDQQQSEERKPQAFHHQGGGGGGGGSGGGGRGGRGGRFQNRRQNQNQGKDFDRKGGGRFQKGGSGGQGDHRPLSERIMYERLNEISGPSFDLPAIDSTEKKFSNRNRLYVGNIPNELEESELQELFNEYGETRDLFINKEKNFGFIKLDYHFNAEKAKNDLNGKSIKNRSLKVRFAPFSASVRVKNLDEYVTNELLQAAFSIFGEIERCVVIADDRGKSIGEGVVEFARKPSAQLAIRKCTEDCFFLTANLRPVIVEAYEPQDDCDGYSEKFVKKNPEFFKQRNVGPRFGAPNSFEEEYGMHWKQLNDLYQQKLLALKKENEIEQEKLVAQMEFARYEHETAMLRKQLRDREMDMDRQKREWEIREQQAEENRRRTEEQMRRQEEELQSRIIHQEEEMRRRQQENSLFMQAQQLDNMLNSQEENFNNRNDMGSNSSDNKPFMGSGDYRNYDSRDDGPNMGGGRGHRGRGQWSNDRDYQAKRRRY, encoded by the coding sequence ATGTCGGCCGATACGACTGGTGCTAAAGTGGAAAGTTCAACTGAAAATGTTGATCAACAACAAAGCGAAGAACGTAAACCGCAAGCTTTTCATCACCAAGGTGGTGGTGGCGGCGGAGGAGGTTCTGGGGGTGGTGGGCGAGGAGGACGAGGTGGCCGTTTCCAGAATCGACGGCAAAACCAAAATCAAGGAAAAGATTTCGATAGAAAAGGTGGTGGTAGATTTCAAAAAGGCGGTTCTGGTGGGCAAGGAGATCATAGGCCACTCTCCGAAAGGATTATGTATGAACGATTAAACGAAATAAGTGGCCCTTCTTTTGATTTACCCGCCATAGATTCGACAGAGAAAAAATTCTCAAATAGAAATCGTTTATATGTAGGAAATATTCCAAACGAGTTGGAAGAATCCGAATTACAAGAATTATTTAACGAATATGGCGAGACTcgtgatttatttataaataaagaaaaaaacttcGGGTTTATCAAACTTGATTATCATTTTAACGCAGAAAAagctaaaaatgatttaaacgggaaatcaattaaaaatcgatCATTAAAAGTTCGATTTGCACCGTTTAGTGCAAGCGTTCGAGTTAAAAACTTAGACGAATATGTCACAAACGAGTTATTACAAGCtgcattttcaatttttggagAAATCGAACGATGTGTCGTTATAGCCGATGATCGGGGAAAATCAATTGGAGAAGGAGTCGTCGAATTTGCACGAAAACCATCTGCACAATTAGCAATTCGAAAATGCACTGAagattgtttctttttaaccGCAAATTTACGCCCTGTCATCGTCGAAGCTTACGAACCTCAAGACGATTGCGACGGATACTCGGaaaaattcgttaaaaaaaatcccgAATTCTTCAAACAAAGAAACGTGGGGCCACGATTTGGAGCACCAAACAGTTTCGAAGAAGAATACGGAATGCATTGGAAACAATTAAACGACCTTTACCAACAGAAATTATTAgcgttaaaaaaagaaaatgaaatcgaACAAGAAAAACTTGTTGCTCAAATGGAATTTGCTCGATACGAACACGAAACTGCAATGTTACGTAAACAATTACGCGACAGAGAAATGGATATGGACCGACAAAAACGCGAGTGGGAAATTCGCGAACAACAAGCAGAAGAAAATCGACGACGTACAGAAGAACAAATGCGACGGCAAGAAGAAGAATTACAATCGAGGATCATACACCAAGAAGAAGAGATGAGACGTCGCCAACAAGAAAACAGTTTATTTATGCAAGCTCAACAATTGGATAATATGCTTAATAGCcaagaagaaaatttcaataaccgAAATGATATGGGTTCAAATTCTTCTGATAATAAACCTTTTATGGGATCTGGTGATTACAGAAATTATGATTCTAGAGACGATGGACCGAATATGGGTGGCGGACGAGGTCATAGAGGTCGTGGTCAATGGTCTAATGATCGCGATTATCAAGCTAAAAGACGAAGATattga
- the LOC111427824 gene encoding SH3 domain-binding glutamic acid-rich protein homolog — translation MVVKVYVSGISGNKEVKKRQQRVLMILESKNIKYEVLDIAEPGNEEHKDFMQNNSTSLGATVGDANPRHPLPPQLFNDSAYCGDYDQFDMANEIDELEKFLKTTDDSIVTSSAEIKLGNGNNEVEENSKESETISSTANEEETNGDTKNVSNEVENDANESNEVVTEQDS, via the exons ATGGTCGTAAAAGTATACGTTAGCGGTATTTCGGGTAACAAGGAG gTGAAGAAGCGACAACAACGAGTACTTATGATACTCGAATCGAAAAATATCAAGTACGAAGTGTTGGATATTGCCGAACCCGGTAATGAGGAACACAAGGATTTTATGCAGAATAATTCCACATCGTTGGGGGCCACCGTAGGAGATGCCAATCCGAGGCATCCTTTACCGCCACAACTTTTTAATGATTCCGCTTATTGTGGG gaTTATGATCAATTTGATATGGCAAATGAAATAGATGAATTAGAgaagtttttaaaaacgacTGATGATTCAATTGTAACAAGCAGTGCAGAGATTAAATTGGGTAATGGAAATAATGAAGTTGAAGAGAACAGCAAGGAATCGGAGACAATCTCATCGACGGCTAATGAAGAAGAGACCAATGGtgatacaaaaaatgtatCCAACGAAGTTGAAAATGATGCCAATGAATCCAATGAGGTTGTGACTGAACAAGATTCATAA
- the LOC111427823 gene encoding iron-sulfur clusters transporter ABCB7, mitochondrial has protein sequence MATVLFINKIAHQRLSLQLKLLNYRSFTNYSRNSQFLLKNTPSVQHLQTSCVTTTKEPDKGQKSGNTIVLSKAFSKLKAFSPSPKKQPVRGCFHPGVSTLSRDTIQLDGKGQVSGKQMVKAMLQYIWPADDKAIRQRVTVALSLLISAKVMNVAVPFIFKYSVDYLNAGQALNMNSAPETITTVAASLLLGYGIARAGAAGFNELRNAVFAKVAQRSIRKIAKNVFVHLHNLDLGFHLSRQTGALSKTIDRGSRGINFVLSAMVFNIVPTVFELALVSSILGIKCGLAFAGISMGCVGVYSAYTLAVTQWRTKFRVYMNKAENEAGNKAIDSLINYETVKYFNNEQFEADRYDSVLKKYEDASLKTSTSLAALNFGQNAIFSAALSGIMILAANEIVKGNMTVGDLVMVNGLLFQLSIPLGFLGSVYREVRQALIDMQTMFTLMTMETAIKSKEFAPYLYVDSKLASITFDNVSFEYGPGKQILKDLSFTIPAGRKVAIVGGSGSGKSTLVRLLYRFYEPTNGRILIGDHDIREVDLESLRKAIAIVPQDSVLFHDTILHNLHYGDLKATNDEVIKASKMAELHESITKWPQGYQTQVGERGLKLSGGEKQRVAIARAILKNTPILIFDEATSSLDSITEQNILKALRRATEGKTSICIAHRLSTVMDADEILVLKDGKISEQGTHYNLVTDRGTLYSQLWDAQNHMKA, from the exons ATGGCCACGGttctatttattaataaaattgcccATCAACGTTTAAGTCTTCAACTGAAACTCTTAAATTATCGATCCTTTACTAATTATTCAAGAAATTcccaatttttattgaaaaataccCCCTCAGTTCAACATTTACAAAcg tcaTGCGTTACTACGACGAAAGAACCAGATAAGGGACAAAAATCAGGAAATACTATAGTTCTTTCCAAAGCATTTTCAAAGCTTAAAGCCTTTTCACCCAGCCCTAAAAAACAGCCTGTAAGAGGATGTTTTCACCCAGGTGTTTCAACACTTTCCAGAGATACGATTCAATTAGATGGAAAGGGGCAAGTTTCAGGGAAGCAAATGGTCAAAGCAATGCTTCAATATATTTGGCCAGCTGATGATAAAGCAATAAGACAAAGGGTTACTGTAGCGTTGAGTTTATTAATAAGTGCAAAGGTTATGAATGTAGCCGTACCTTTTATATTTAAGTATTCGGTAGATTATTTGAATGCAGGGCAAGCACTTAATATGAATTCTGCTCCGGAAACTATTACTACAGTAGCCGCATCTCTTTTATTAGggt ACGGAATAGCAAGAGCTGGTGCAGCGGGTTTTAATGAATTACGAAATGCGGTCTTTGCAAAAGTGGCTCAACGATCTATACGAAAAATTGCGAAAAACGTTTTTGTTCATTTACATAATCTTGACTTGGGATTTCATTTAAGTCGACAAACAG gtGCTTTATCAAAGACAATTGATCGTGGCTCTCGAGGAATAAACTTTGTGCTATCCGCTATGGTTTTTAACATTGTTCCAACAGTTTTCGAACTCGCCCTTGTTTCTAGTATTTTAGGCATAAAATGTGGATTAGCTTTCGCAGGAATTTCAATGGGTTGTGTTGGAGTTTATAGCGCTTACACTTTAGCAGTCACACAATGGCGCACAAAATTTAGGGTTTATATGAATAAAGCTGAAAATGAAGCTGGGAATAAAGCAATTGAttccttaattaattatgaaacTGTTAAG tattttaataatgaacAATTTGAAGCTGATCGCTATGATAGTGTTTTAAAGAAGTATGAAGATGCTAGTTTGAAAACTAGTACCAGTTTGGCGGCACTTAATTTTGGACAGAATGCTATCTTTAGTGCTGCATTAAGTGGGATTATGATTTTAGCTGCCAATGAGATTGTaaaag GGAATATGACTGTTGGTGACTTAGTCATGGTAAATGGGcttctttttcaattatcaATTCCTTTGGGTTTCTTAGGAAGTGTTTATAGAGAAGTGAGGCAAGCCTTAATCGATATGCAAACTATGTTTACCCTTATGACGATGGAAACAGctattaaa agcAAAGAATTCGCACCTTATTTATACGTTGACTCAAAATTAGCTTCAATAACATTCGATAATGTTTCCTTCGAATATGGACCAgggaaacaaattttaaaagactTATCTTTTACAATTCCAGCAGGAAGAAAAGTGGCTATAGTTGGTGGATCTGGTTCAGg AAAATCAACTTTAGTAAGACTTCTTTATCGCTTTTACGAACCAACAAATGGTCGAATATTAATCGGAGATCACGATATTCGCGAAGTTGATTTGGAAAGTCTGCGAAAAGCGATAGCCATCGTTCCGCAAGATTCCGTTCTATTCCACGATACGATCCTTCACAATTTACATTACGGCGATTTAAAAGCGACCAATGATGAAGTTATAAAAGCATCTAAAATGGCTGAACTTCACGAAAGTATTACAAAGTGGCCACAAGGATACCAAACGCAAGTTGGAGAAAGAGGTTTGAAATTATCGGGAGGAGAAAAACAAAGGGTTGCTATTGCAAgagctattttaaaaaatacacctattttgatttttgatgaaGCTACAAGTTCTTTGGATTCAATAACTGAACAg AATATATTAAAAGCGCTGAGACGTGCAACTGAGGGAAAAACGAGTATTTGTATTGCACATCGTTTAAGTACTGTTATGGATGCGGATGAAATCcttgttttaaaagatggtAAAATTTCCGAACAAGGTACACATTATAATTTGGTAACAGATCGAGGGACACTTTATAGTCAGTTATGGGATGCTCAAAATCATATGAAagcttaa
- the LOC111413227 gene encoding serine-rich adhesin for platelets-like, whose amino-acid sequence MTTSFPLWFPPALVCPEILKSIHEGEPTKYIKKNITTKNVIKISDIIKNNATNIVIGPHTKFVLSNGSVTSVRNLTNNTIKSNKMCTLNILKANPMVTELRINGTSKLTTKSVTNKVRDVKSRNIANETNSENTESSDLTSCSCPCGESVSKKSDTEPTTNSETELEDDSSKENDGDVTTPLKVSEEDDKEEIKTTCICLDEENVSTKKPKSTKKGKDEEETTESSSTESETSDAEIFGDESTNTTEKLSTTKTTKKDKGTTESNKKEGATTKKEKDNRKNKTKTKDKDTTIKDSDKETTAKESTTNNETSTSQKSSKKDKENEETTTVESTTKEENKTTESKSSEATTKEETSKKSESTTKEASSTEKGSSESTTKATETTKENVTETTITTTAASTTKESDDKNKTTTTEKPSETTTNKASTEANQTTVSTPAAVSAKEGSTSSEKDKTEGAMKESTKTVEVNNTATTNAEKTNGTETTKGNSETTKENSETTKGNSETTSEGVSTSSKTTNKKGNRKKVTICRKKTTTENTDTDEVKETEESEETESTEMAESSDKNKETLDTEEDISETENFDNDVTHRINPVKGKKGNKIVCGKEQVQEVKLLPGVNRLNLVFPGQECLNQGNIISQNVPDAQSGLPINSLQQPQYALYDPNMMMSYDNKGYQGQMSGVNQMQFNPYQGNPSQMQYPPNVAQLQQFVPPQNGLLPNLPGGNLLDPCYMNVIGFNLSNQQNVEVTQTSLNVLETPVSNETMESDNPINQIKIIVNDENLKGNKTLLASTNIYLVTTKSPENITKSTNNDEISSPCSVLAAIANDLLGDVMNYDDLYDVGMNVLNKNDTNLSSSTIKSEGAEAATTLAGNTNNSSGKSPQNRTGCKMHMKIVGYNPPNVTSSNDKLRSVSNKITLGNATTVLNTQNTIKLSTGNNYYSTTINNLDGPVRIITTGVGKNLTTKTTEDNCVSKYCFTIKYGGGTTAIFPTLTTTTTTTKKPVKKNFFFKIFKHNKKERTTEEPKRKNLKSLAQATPGCKILKKDANEKVSAKRQCNLCSLVTTTNTPITTLQNITQNTNLVNTLKALIKPSASELVHDTNQSMRPIIIINENKMPEIPLSITTSNSSSSTESTETTTIKEEIELSKDTENTSDSTETLKTNIPLFANEVPLVSEIEYAPGVFLPNETTSAAQLILFRHI is encoded by the exons ATGACAACTTCTTTCCCACTTTGGTTTCCTCCGGCGCTTGTTTGTCCCGAAATCTTAAAATCAATCCATGAAGGTGAACCtacaaaatatatcaaaaagaaTATTACAACTAAAAACGTCATTAAGATTAgcgatataattaaaaataacgcaACGAACATTGTGATTGGTCCTCATACAAAGTTCGTGTTAAGTAATGGGAGCGTAACAAGTGTTCgtaatttaactaataacacaatcaaatcaaataaaatgtgtactttaaatatattgaaagCTAACCCTATGGTAACTGAGTTAAGAATTAATGGAACATCGAAATTAACGACTAAAAGCGTCACAAATAAAGTTAGAGATGTTAAAAGTCGCAATATTGCTAATGAAACTAATTCAGAAAATACTGAAAGTTCTGATTTAACATCGTGCTCATGTCCATGTGGTGAATctgtttcaaaaaaaagtgATACAGAACCAACAACTAATTCGGAAACTGAATTAGAAGATGACTCATCAAAAGAAAATGATGGGGATGTTACCACTCCGTTAAAAGTAAGTGAAGAAGATGATAAAGAGGAGATTAAAACAACATGTATTTGTTTAGATGAGGAAAATGTTAGTACAAAGAAACCTAAGAGTactaaaaaaggaaaagatgaagaagaaacaACAGAAAGTAGCTCAACAGAATCAGAAACGAGCGATGCGGAGATTTTTGGTGATGAATCTACAAACACCACTGAGAAATTAAGTACAACAAAAACTACAAAGAAAGATAAAGGAACAACTGAATCTAATAAGAAAGAAGGTGCCACAacgaaaaaggaaaaagataataggaaaaataaaactaaaacgaaAGATAAAGACACTACGATAAAGGATAGCGACAAAGAAACAACAGCAAAAGAATCTACAACAAATAATGAAACTAGTACTAGTCAGAAAAGTagtaaaaaagataaagaaaatgaagaaacaACGACTGTAGAAAGCACAACGAAAGAGGAAAATAAAACTACGGAATCAAAGAGTTCTGAAGCAACCACTAAAGaagaaacatcaaaaaaaagtGAAAGTACTACAAAAGAAGCAAGTTCTACTGAAAAAGGAAGTAGTGAATCAACTACAAAAGCAACAGAAACTACGAAAGAAAATGTCACAGAAACTACCATAACAACAACGGCTGCATCGACCACAAAAGAAAgtgatgataaaaataaaaccacaaCTACAGAAAAACCATCTGAAACTACAACAAATAAAGCAAGTACAGAAGCAAATCAAACGACGGTATCCACACCAGCAGCTGTAAGTGCCAAAGAAGGCAGTACAAGTTCGGAGAAAGATAAAACTGAAGGAGCGATGAAAGAATCGACTAAAACCGTTGAAGTTAATAATACAGCAACAACAAATGCAGAGAAAACGAATGGGACAGAAACAACTAAAGGTAACTCAGAAACAACCAAAGAAAATTCAGAAACAACCAAAGGAAACTCAGAAACAACTTCTGAAGGAGTAAGTACATCATCAAAGACGACAAATAAAAAGGGTAATAGAAAAAAGGTAACGATATGCAGAAAAAAGACAACTACTGAAAATACAGACACAGATGAAGTTAAAGAAACtgaagaaagtgaagaaaCAGAATCAACAGAAATGGCTGAATCATCCGATAAGAATAAAGAAACGTTAGATACTGAAGAAGATATATCTGAAAcggaaaattttgataatgatGTTACTCATCGTATAAATCCTGTTAAAGGTAAAAAAggcaataaaattgtttgtggTAAAGAACAAGTCCAAGAAGTAAAACTACTACCTGGAGTTAATAGATTAAACTTAGTTTTCCCTGGACAAGAATGTTTAAATCAAGGAAATATAATATCACAAAACGTACCGGATGCTCAAAGTGGACTACCAATTAATAGTTTACAACAACCTCAATATGCTCTGTACGATCCTAATATGATGATGAGTTATGATAATAAAGGATATCAAGGTCAAATGAGTGGGGTAAATCAAATGCAATTTAATCCTTATCAAGGGAATCCATCGCAAATGCAATACCCCCCTAATGTTGCacaattacaacaatttgTACCTCCTCAAAATGGATTACTCCCAAATCTTCCCGGAGGAAATTTACTAGATCCATGTTATATGAATGTGATAGGGTTTAATCTCTCAAATCAGCAAAATGTAGAAGTAACTCAAACTTCATTAAATGTATTAGAAACTCCCGTTTCAAATGAGACAATGGAAAGTGATAATCcgattaatcaaattaaaattatagttAACGATGAGAATTTGAAaggaaataaaactttattagcATCGACTAATATTTATCTCGTAACAACAAAATCTCctgaaaatattacaaaatcgACAAATAACGATGAAATATCTTCTCCTTGTAGCGTTCTTGCTGCGATAGCGAACGATTTGTTGGGCGATGTAATGAACTACGACGATCTTTATGATGTTGGAATgaacgttttaaataaaaatgatacgaATTTGAGCAGCTCAACGATAAAATCGGAAGGCGCTGAAGCTGCAACAACTTTAGCGGGAAATACCAACAACTCGAGCGGGAAATCTCCGCAAAATCGAACTGGATGTAAAATGCACATGAAAATAGTTGGATATAATCCTCCTAATGTAACATCTTCAAATGATAAATTAAGAAGTGtgtcaaataaaattactttagGAAATGCAACAACTGTTTTAAATACTCAAAATACTATAAAACTTTCTACtggaaataattattatagtacaacaataaacaatttagatGGTCCTGTAAGAATAATAACCACAGGGGTGGGTAAGAATTTAACAACTAAAACGACTGAAGATAATTGTGTTAGCAAATATTGTTTCACAATTAAATACGGAGGCGGAACAACCGCGATTTTTCCTACTTTAACGACGaccacaacaacaacaaagaaaccagtaaagaaaaattttttctttaaaatttttaaacataacaaaaaagaaagaacaaCGGAAgaaccaaaaagaaaaaacttaaaatcttTAGCACAAGCCACGCCTGgttgtaaaatattaaagaaggaTGCAAATGAAAAAGTTTCTGCTAAAAGACAATGCAATTTATGCAGTTTGGTAACGACTACGAATACTCCAATTACGACTTTGCAAAATATAACTCAAAATACTAATTtagtta ATACATTAAAAGCTTTAATAAAACCGTCAGCTTCTGAATTGGTTCATGATACAAATCAATCAATGAGACCAATTAtaattatcaatgaaaataaaatgccTGAAATACCTTTGAGTATAACAACGAGTAATTCTAGTTCAAGTACAGAAAGTACTGAAACGAcaacaataaaagaagaaatcgaGTTAAGTAAAGACACAGAAAATACATCGGATTCAACGGAAACTTTAAAGACTAATATTCCACTGTTTGCAAACGAAGTTCCGCTGGTGAGTGAAATTGAATACGCACCTGGTGTTTTTCTTCCGAATGAAACAACGTCCGCTGCTCAATTGATCCTATTTAGACATATTTAG